CACTTGTAGCCTTTGTGAAGACTACTATACCCAAGAAACACACACTGTTTCGAGCGGAACTCAAGCTTATGTTTATTGAATGGATGAAGGTTGGGCCAGACGGCACAACCAAATATGCGGAGAAAAGTGTAGTTTGGTTTAGTGCCAAAAAGACGCTCAAGAGGAGTCTGATTATTGATGACTTTACTAGGAACACGATTTATGAGGTACAGCGCCATGAGAAACGCCTCGTCCCAAAATTTGAGAGGCATATAAGCTTGAGCAAGAAGGGAGAGACCAACCTCCATGATATGGCGGTGTTTACGTTCAGCGGATCCGTTTTGCTGATGAGCATGTGGACAGGAGACATGGTGAGTGATACCTATGCGCTCAAAAAACGAATGAAGTTTTTGGTATTCACCTCCCCAGTCCGTTTGCATGGCAAGAATTTTGCGATCaaaaagacgttcaacatgttgctGAAAGAGATTAAACTttgcaaacacatcagatttattcTTAAGCAAATAGATCCAActgaacttactaaaatcatcaatGAAAGTGACATAATATTTTTGTCTGCCAACAAAAACGGGTCCAGGACCCCAAACATCTGGAAAAAAAACTAGCTCTAAAGGAGCCTTTGATTCACTAGTAGAGTGAGAATATGGAAGTTGATGGCTCTTGGCCATCTGACACGAATCACACACATGAATGTGATCTTGCTTATTTGATATTGGAAGACTAAAATCTCGAAGAATTTTCTGGACCACTGGAAAAGCAGGATGCCCTAGGCGTTTGTGCCATCTTGAGGTGGATGGCTTGACCACACTGAGAGCTTGTCGAGGAGGGGCATCATGGTGGCCAGAGACAGGAAACAGGCGACCCCTAGTCCTGTTTTGAAGCACGGTTCTCCGAGTGGCCCGATCCTTAACAAAAAAAGATTTCGGAGTAAACTTCCAAGAAAGCATTGTTATCTTTGATAAGTTTATAGGTAGAAAGAAGGCTTTGATCGGCTTGAGGAGCATGGATGATATTATTAAGATGCAAGGAGCCGTGAGGGGTAGTAAGAACTGAATGACCAATGTGGGCAATGTCCATACCTTGACCACTCGCAGTGTGAATTTGCTCCGTGCCGGTGTAGCAATCGTGGACCGCAAGCTTTTCCAGTTCTCCCGTCACGTGATCAGTTGCACCAGTATCAAGATACCAATTGGTATCAACTCCATAGGCGTGGGCAGCGTTGGCCGGGCGGTGTCTACCACCACCAcgtcctccgccaccaccacctcctgcgGGGGTGAGGACGATGTGTTGAAGTTGCGATCGTAGCGCTTCTTGCAGCGCCATGCACCATGCCCTTCAAGCTTGCAAATCTGGCACTTCTCGCACTcgcggtcaccgcggtcaccaccTCCTTACCGAGGACCACCTCCAAAGCCGCCATCACCGTGGTTGTCAGGGTAGTGGGcgcccgcgttgttgttgatgaagcCGCGAGAGCCACCTCCACTGTTGCCGCCGCCCCTTGAGTTGccgtggcctccaccccttgccgccAGATTTGCGGAGTGGAGAGCGGTGTTTTGGGAAGCGATGCGAGCTTTAGCCGACAACAGCAGGGAGAAGAGCTCGCTGAGGCCGATCGGCTGCTCGGTGGCGGTGCGGGTGGAGATGGCCGAAACAAAGCCGCTGTAGTCGGGGTCGTGGAGGAGGCCTTGCAGGATGTGATCGACAATGTCATCTTCATCTAGGGGCTTGCCTGCAGCTGCCAGCTCGTCGGCAATGCTCACCATCTTGGTGTAGTAGGCCGCGGCAGACATGTCCCGTTTGCGGGTGTGCTCGATGGCCGAGCGGAACTGGATAACCCTAGCCCTTGACTGCGACGAGAAGCTTTGCAGCAGGGCGTTCCAGATCGATGCGGCGGTGGTGTGGGAGCTGACCTGCAGTAAGACCTCACGGGAGAGAGATGAGATCAAAAACGTGAGGATTTGCTGGTCTTGAGTAACCCACACAGCATGCTCAGGATTTGGCGAGGAcgtggtctccttcttgccggcgacGTCCTTGTCGGTGTAGAGCACGGCGGCTGGCTCCTTGATCGAGCCGTCCAGATAGTCCATCAGCCCCGCCCCCTTGATGTGTGGCAAGACCTGTGCCTTCCACACCAGGAAGTTCTCCCGGGGTCAATTTCTCGGTGATGGTATGACCAAGGGAGGCGATGGAGGGGGTGGCCATGGCGACAGCTGAGGAGGAGCTCGACATCTAGATGTGATGGAAAAGgatggctctgtataccatgtgaaaACTAGGGTTAAGCGTATGCGTGTTGCAGGGACGCGTACGTGTTAATATAGGGCCGAAGCCAGGATAGATACAAGGTTAGTTGGGCTCGGATTGATCTACAAGTTAGCTAACAACCTGATAAGATCATATCTCAGAGTCCCAACAGAATACATAACACGCACGCACAATTACAGCACATATACGGTTTATATACTCCACCGTATATACTTACAATGTTTAACATAGCAGAAGCCACAGAGACAACCAGAAGACCACATTCAAGCTCTGGCTGCGTTGAGTGCCGAGATTAAAAGCAAACTGTCCATCCTCGGCCTGATGCCACAATCACCTTTGGCAGAGGTACTTACTACTAAGGCCACACACTATCTATCTATACAACACTTCCTTTTCCTCTTATGATAATGAGTGCAACACAAAGATGAACAAATTTCAATCCAACAAGAGCTGGAGCATCTGAAGGAAAAAACATTGATGCGGGCCGGGCTGACCGATGAGTCGCTGCGCGAGCAGATTGAACGGAGAGTCGCGGCAAGGAACAACAAGCAGTTTGACGTTTCGGATCATATCAGGAAGGACCTTGCCAGCAAAGGCATCGCCCTGATGGATGAGCCTACTGGTACGGTTTGGAGACCATGCGAACGAGAGTAGTTGCGGTTTCGCCTGGTTTAGCAAATGACTTGGGTTTCCAATTTCAGTGTAGAGATGATGAGAACTGTGTTTGTCTTTGTCTACTTGTATATACTTGAGTACTACGTACCGTTGAATCACTGTTATGGATTTGCATCTTAAGTACTACGTACCGTTGAATCTCTGTTATGGATTTGCATCTTAAGTACTACATACCGTTGAATCTCTGTCATGGATTTGCATCTTAAGTTCATAGTTGCATTTGAATGAACAAACTTCAACCCAACAGGAACTGGAGCATCTGAAGGTAAAAGCGTTGACGCGGGCAGGGCTGACCGATGAGTCGTTGCGCGAGCAGATTGAGCAGAGAGTCGCGGCAAGGAACAACAAGCAGTTTGACGTGTCGGACCAGATCAGGAAGGACCTTGCCAGCAAAGGCATCTCCCTGATGGATGAACCTACTGGTACGGTGTGGAGACCATGCGAACGAGAGTAGTTGCGGTTTCGCCTGATTTAACAAATGACATGGGTTTCCAATTTCGATGATGAGCGTTGTGTTTGCCGTTGTGTACTTGTATATACTTTGGGTACTACGTACCGTTGAACCTCTGTTATGGATTTGCATCTTAAGTACTAGGTACCGATGAATGTCTGTTATGGATTTGCATCTTAAGTTCACAGTTGCATTCGAATGAACAAAAATGATGAGTTGTCCAACGCGTTCGCCCACGCGTCGGATTGGTCGAACACTTGCCCCGACCTCCATGGATGAGTGGAGAGTGGTTTAGGGTTTAGTGTCGATGTGAAATGGTGAGGGTTGTGTTTTGTGCTCGACTGGTCTGGGCTGAAATGGTGGCCAATAGGCAATAGCGAAGTGGAGCGGAGCGATGCAGACCGGCAAACACCTCTTCCCTGCGGCTGCGCAAACTCCATCACAGAGAGGCAAACTCCAGCCCTCGGTTAGAGTTAGCCGCCGACATGCCAACATGCCAAAGTCCATGCTCCGAACCTGGGCTGTCAGAGACCAGGTTAGAGCTAGCAGTCCTTCTCTCGTCGGCATACTGAGTTTAGAGTTACATGAGGGACATACTGTGCTACATTCAGACACACATTCTTACATAAGGGCATACGGGGTTACATGAGGTATATAGTGTATTTCCTTCCCAAAATACAAGGTGTGCATTGTTTTTTTTGTCATCGCACAACTTTGACTATGATTTTCACTTACCGTATGCCTACAAAACTATCATAAAGACATATGAAATAAAATTCTTTTGTGAGACAAATAGGATGATACCATTGATACATGTTTAATTCATGTATTTTGGCATATATTATTGATCAAAGACATGCATCAAAGACCGTGCAAAATCAAACACGACTTATATTTTGAAAAGAGGGAGTACTCTTTTACATAAAAGACGAAAATAAAAGACATACTGGGTTGGGTGATACTCTTAGGagtaggaggggggaggggggtggacaaAGAAGGGCCACCAGCCTGCTAGACATGCATCAAAGACCGTGCAAAATCAAACACGACTTATATTTTGAAAAGAAGGAGTACTCTTTTACATAAAAGACGAAAATNNNNNNNNNNNNNNNNNNNNNNNNNNNNNNNNNNNNNNNNNNNNNNNNNNNNNNNNNNNNNNNNNNNNNNNNNNNNNNNNNNNNNNNNNNNNNNNNNNNNNNNNNNNNNNNNNNNNNNNNNNNNNNNNNNNNNNNNNNNNNNNNNNNNNNNNNNNNNNNNNNNNNNNNNNNNNNNNNNNNNNNNNNNNNNNNNNNNNNNNNNNNNNNNNNNNNNNNNNNNNNNNNNNNNNNNNNNNNNNNNNNNNNNNNNNNNNNNNNNNNNNNNNNNNNNNNNNNNNCCAGACCAGCTCCACCTGGTCTCGCTGCAGGAGGACGACTGGACGGAGAAGGGCCACCCGCTAGATACAAAACCCATAAGCCGCGACTAGTAGCGGTGACCTGCGCCACCAGTCCACGCTCCGAAGGTGGGCTATCATAGGCCAGAGTTGGCAGACAAGGAATATGGTGTAGCGCGCACCGACCAGCCTTCACACATCGATATCCAAGGTCGGAGGGCAGTGCAAGACCGCCCCTTGGGTGGCCTGAGCAAGATCAGCCAGAAGAATTTATGGTGCTTAACGCCGTCATGGCGGCGAGGGATATTCGTATTCGAGAGAAGCAATTAATGAAGGCCTCTGTTTTTTCGCTCAAAATATGCTTGTGCGAAGAAATTAATGAAAACTTCGGGTTGCTTTCCCTCGCACCAGGCCACATCCTAGCTAACTAGATTGTTGGCCCACTGCACCAAGGTATGGCACCGAACACGCCTCTTACgggagagcaactagttaacgagcgcttcttCGGGAGCTTCTCAACAATCAGCGTCATTTGGCGTGTTCTCAGTCATTCGCCACGTGTTGTGGACACTCCCtccggatttttatttatttattttttcgcacgcgtttcgtgctttttaaacggttttttcgggttttttcgacgttttgcttttccaccggtcttccttagcttttcaatccaaaaaaaaaattggaaaaaaattttgcgtgaaaaaatgtgttttttcatGAAAGTTacggttttgctttcacgagaggcacggttttgctttcgcgagagtcacggccgtgcctctcgaaaacgaaaaaacaccgtgttttatgtttttttctttcgcgacagtcacggttttgcttccatgagaggcacgggtgtgctttcgcgagagtcatggccgtgcctcttggaaacgaaaaaacgcgtttttctgtatttttctttcgcgagagtcacggttttgcttccgcgagaagcatggttatgctttcgcgagagtcacgaccgtgcctctcgaaaaggaaaaaaatacgttttctgtttttctttctttcgcgagagtcacggttttgcttccgcaagagtcacggttgtgctttcacaagagtcacggccatgcctcctcggaaacgaaaaaaaaacgtgttatcttttttttcttccgcgagaggcacggttatgatttcgtgagaggcacgggcgtgccactTTCGGAAATGGAAAAAACCCTTGCTCCCTGTTCGGTTTTTTCGTTCGACTTTTTGTCCGGTTTTTTCataaaaaaaaagttcgtcaaaacctatcaacatgggatttaGTTTTGAATATCTCGACGCCAGGAATCCAAAGGTGAAAGCGGTTCAAGATTTGAACgcacgatttaagagataaaacgttttgaataaacggatctacgaaaaagggaaaactctcaggttgcgacaagtggcgcgctacatgtgcgccacttgtcacaaCTAGAAGAATTAAAGTGATCTTTgtaacgagtactccttaattaatgATTTCGCCCAAACGGCCTCGTCCAGCAGGAGCTCCTAACCGGCGCCTATAGAGCTATCTAGTGGGCTTTTATTTGAAGCCCAGTCAGGTCATAGCCAAGTCTGTTTCGTTCGACTGCTCTCGATTGTTGTCTGTTTCGTTCACCCATTTCTTCGGTTTTCATCTCCGCATTAGTGTTAGTACAAAAATTTGTGACGAATTCTTTTAACTCTGTATTTGTTGAAATTTTATTAAAAAGATCTAGTATGTCTACCATTTTAGAAATCAGTATTAAAGAATAGAGCACGTATAAATGTTTTAAAGAATTTAGTTTAGTCTTTTTAGAGAAAAGCTATGAGAAAGAACTATGTCATATTTTTCCCGGAAAATGATTACaaaccaaaaactattatcttgaaTCCAATTTCTATAAAGGAACATGTAGTACAATGAATATTTAGTACTGTGGAATATTTTTCTGAATGAACAATGAGCACCAAAAAAATGTTCATTCAACCACAAAAATTGTTTCATTTGAAAAACAGTCCATTTGCGAACAAAATGCGCCAGTCTTGTATCTTGAACCTGTTACAAGTAAAAAAATTAACAAATGTAAATAGGTTGTTGGCCATTGGAGGAAAATTACCATGGGCTGGAATAAGAGACAGGTTCATTTGAATATTTTTTATTTGAGAACCAAATGTAGTTTAAATTTTAGGGATCTTACTTCATGAAAAAAGATGACAAAAAAGCTGGAAAATGGCTGAAAATTGATTCACTTGAATAGCCGGAATCCCTATGAGAAAATAGAAAAGTTTAAAAATGTATTTTTAATTACGGGAAAAAGTGGGAACTAACATGATTTTGCAGGAAAGCCTTGACTAATGGTAGTTCAACTTCACTGATGGAGCAAGTTGCAATCTCAAACAGAAAAACTACACTTACAGCATGCAGATCATGCCGCACAAAAACATACATGGCACTCTGTCATCCTTGTTGATAAGCATCGTAGGTTCTGGTTTGGAATATAACTAGAATCATCCCGGGTCTAAAACTTAGCAGAAAAAATAAATCATATTTGTAAGTTTTCAGAAATTCAGAAATGCACAtatgtattgagttgtaatctatgTTTTCAAAAGACATATACTTGTAATTTTTCAAAAATTGAAAAACGCATACTCTCAGAAAGTCATATGGCCATTTTACCGACCTTCAGGAAAACAGAAAACCCAAATTTTATCATCTTCATTTCCTCAGTTTCATCGGGATCTAAAATTGTTATATTATTTCATTACTATTTACACCCGTATGTTTCTTACTAATGCATATACACGAGATTGTCTTCAGAACTTTCTAATACAAATTTTAACTAAAATCTAGACAATTGCCAGTGTGTTGTAAGATTTCTATTGGCTTAGCCTACGGCCGTGCATCCATCATTTGTGCAAATATTCTTTTTGCGGGGATTGTTAAAAATTTATTAATTTTGTATGCAATCAACGTGATTTATCTATAGTTTTATTGTTAGTGTAATTTTTTTTGTTTCGTACGCACATGAGCTGGATAAAACGATCTGGAGTCAGCCCGAGTGGAAGATGATAAATGATTTTGGTTTCAGTCAGAGTGAAACAAAGGAAACCCCGATTTGACGTTCGTCTGGGAGAAAACCAATGTGGCGCAGTCCGGGTCAAAGGAAGGAAAAGAAGCTCTGTCTTAGGGAAGGAGAAAGAAAAATTGATGTTGCTCCATACTTTTGGCCTCCAACACATAGCCGACATACATACGGGGAAGCAAGGGGAAAAAGACGCATTGCTCATTACTTTTATCGCCACAGCATCGCAAAATCGCGGTGGAGAACAGAAGATGCGGAAAACAGATTTATGGTGCTCGTCCAATACTTGTTGTGTCGCACTGCCGGAACATCGCAATGGGGAGAAGCGAGAGAGAAAAGGCGCGACAGAGGACTCATTTTCCTGAATTCAAATGATacgaattatttttcaaaattcaAATCATAATAATGGAGAAAAAATGAATTCAAATCATATGAAGGTTTTTGTCAAAAATCAGATCACATTGATGAACGAAGAACAAAAAAAAGGTCTAAAAGACCGCCCGTATACGCCTGAACGTGAACCCGATGTGCCAGCATAGGCTGGTGCGTGAACGCGTCGTCGTCTATACGTCGGTCTTTTGCCTCAGCAGACCCGATGGGCCAGCGCTAACCGGCTCGTGACAACGTCGTCGGCGATCCGTAGCCCACCAGCAGCCTGTTTAAGCTGCGTAACATATTTAGAAACCAGCCGTGTGGTACTATTTTTTTTATTCAATCGGACCGGCCAGTGCAAGTGCAGCGGTGGCCACCGCAGCAACAGCAGCGGCAACGGGGGCCAGATACACAACGCGGTAAGACGGCGCCGCCCGTCCACCCACCAGCCCATGCGGCATCTCTTGTCGGACGAGCCCACGACGGCGACCAAGGCCTTCCACAGGTACGCGGACAGCGCCTCGAGGCGGGTGGCCCGGCTCCGGCTTGCCTGCGCGCGCAGCTTCTCGAGGTCACGCGCCTCCACGTAGTAGGTGCGCTGGACGAAGGAGCTTTCAGTTGTGAGAGCGTTGACGAGATGCTCCTTGTTCATCGCCGTGAATGCCTCGCCTAGCGACGGGCTGTACGACGGCGGGGCGCGTGGGCGGAACACCGAGCGGTCCTGGTTCGGCGCGGCCGACACGGCCCCGGAGCGCGCAAGCTCGGACCACGCGTTGGCGAGCATGCACAGCGAGTACCCGTCCAGGAGCATGTGGTTGCTAGCCCACGCCACGGCGAACCCGCCGCAGGCGAACGACACCAGCTGCACCGAGAGGGCGACGGCGGCATCGTACTGAACAGGGACGCCGATCCCAGCCAATGACGCGCCCAGGTTGCCATAGTTCAGACTCGCGAGAGCCACGCCCACCTCGCCGACGACGAGCTCCGCGCCCTGGTTGTCGCAGTGCAGCAGCTCCGGGCGCCCTGACCGCGGGTCGGCGACGATGCGGCCGGTCAGGGGGAGGAGGTGGTCGAGCAGGGACGGTAGGCTGGCCCCGAAGGCTGCGACCACGTCTCGTAAGCCGCCGCCGGCGTTGGGCCTACGGTAGACGCAGAAGAGCGAGTTGGGGATGCTCTGAGGCAGCAGGTCGAGGTTGAAGACGGCGACAACGCGTGGTGCCGCCGCAAGGGTAACAGACGCCTTCACCGTGCTCCGGCTCAATACTAGGA
The sequence above is a segment of the Triticum dicoccoides isolate Atlit2015 ecotype Zavitan chromosome 1A, WEW_v2.0, whole genome shotgun sequence genome. Coding sequences within it:
- the LOC119355994 gene encoding omega-hydroxypalmitate O-feruloyl transferase-like, producing the protein MAKDSRVLVLSRSTVKASVTLAAAPRVVAVFNLDLLPQSIPNSLFCVYRRPNAGGGLRDVVAAFGASLPSLLDHLLPLTGRIVADPRSGRPELLHCDNQGAELVVGEVGVALASLNYGNLGASLAGIGVPVQYDAAVALSVQLVSFACGGFAVAWASNHMLLDGYSLCMLANAWSELARSGAVSAAPNQDRSVFRPRAPPSYSPSLGEAFTAMNKEHLVNALTTESSFVQRTYYVEARDLEKLRAQASRSRATRLEALSAYLWKALVAVVGSSDKRCRMGWWVDGRRRLTALCIWPPLPLLLLRWPPLHLHWPVRLNKKNSTTRLVSKYVTQLKQAAGGLRIADDVVTSRLALAHRVC